A genomic segment from Clostridium pasteurianum BC1 encodes:
- a CDS encoding Uma2 family endonuclease: protein MLPDKKFISYEEFENIDIGNENLEFINGSVYMQAAPSVAHQTIVTNLSTEFGIYFRGKECRHFVSPFDVIFKNKDHKNKVQPDLTVICDRSGLNENNYIGIPTLVVEVLSPSTTSKDYIEKMNLYMQFGVKEYWIISPKSKTVEIFALSENGTYSEPIIYSKDDIVISEIFKDFSVRLQTLFI, encoded by the coding sequence ATGCTTCCAGATAAAAAATTTATCAGCTATGAAGAGTTTGAGAATATAGATATTGGAAATGAAAACTTAGAATTTATAAATGGATCAGTATATATGCAGGCAGCTCCATCCGTTGCACATCAAACAATTGTCACTAATTTATCCACTGAATTTGGAATTTATTTCAGAGGAAAAGAATGCAGACATTTTGTTTCTCCTTTTGATGTAATTTTTAAAAATAAAGACCATAAAAATAAGGTTCAACCGGATTTAACAGTTATATGTGATAGAAGTGGTCTTAACGAAAATAACTATATAGGCATACCAACTCTTGTTGTTGAAGTACTTTCACCATCAACAACTTCAAAAGATTATATAGAAAAGATGAATTTATATATGCAGTTTGGCGTAAAAGAATATTGGATAATATCTCCCAAAAGCAAAACCGTTGAAATATTTGCATTAAGTGAAAACGGTACATATTCTGAGCCCATAATATATTCAAAGGATGATATTGTCATATCAGAAATATTTAAAGATTTTTCAGTTAGATTACAAACGCTGTTTATATAA
- a CDS encoding fructose-6-phosphate aldolase has protein sequence MKFLFDTANIEDIRRYSEFFPIAGITSNPSIIKKEGKIDFFNHFKEIREIIGRDKDLHIQILAEDAEGILKETETILENVDDKVCIKVPVTEQGLKGIRTLKAKGISVTATAIYTKIQGLLAIEAGADFIAPYFNRMENMDINPREVISTFANMISEYNYSTKILAASFKNIGQVNDAFAAGAQMVTVSPDLLHTAFKMPSIQKAVDDFVADWKGVFGEKVSICDLPNN, from the coding sequence ATGAAATTTTTATTTGACACAGCCAATATTGAGGATATTAGAAGATATAGTGAGTTTTTCCCAATTGCAGGTATTACAAGTAACCCTAGTATCATAAAAAAAGAAGGGAAAATTGATTTCTTCAATCACTTTAAAGAAATTCGTGAAATAATCGGTAGGGATAAAGATCTCCATATTCAAATCCTTGCTGAAGACGCTGAAGGAATATTAAAAGAAACAGAAACAATTTTAGAAAATGTGGATGATAAAGTGTGTATTAAGGTTCCAGTTACTGAACAGGGTTTAAAGGGAATAAGAACTCTTAAAGCTAAGGGAATTTCTGTTACAGCAACTGCAATTTACACAAAAATTCAAGGCCTATTGGCAATAGAAGCAGGAGCAGACTTTATTGCACCATATTTTAATCGTATGGAAAATATGGATATTAATCCTCGTGAGGTTATTTCAACCTTTGCCAATATGATCAGTGAATACAACTATTCAACTAAAATTTTAGCAGCAAGCTTTAAAAATATTGGTCAGGTAAATGATGCTTTTGCCGCAGGAGCACAAATGGTAACTGTGTCACCAGATTTACTGCATACCGCTTTTAAAATGCCATCCATACAGAAAGCAGTAGATGATTTTGTTGCTGATTGGAAAGGCGTGTTTGGAGAAAAAGTTTCAATTTGTGATTTGCCTAATAACTAG
- a CDS encoding MerR family transcriptional regulator, giving the protein MEYTIQKLGKMAGVSTRTLRYYDEIGILKPARINSSGYRIYGKTEVDRLQQILFYRELEVSLSDIKNIVTSPSFDATKALKEHRKKLLAKRKQLNLLIANIDKTIAVSEEGITMADKEKFEGFKQRMIEDNEKKYGKEIREKYGDKQVDDSNNAFKNMTKEQYDEFEKLGASIISTLKEAFATGDPAGELAQKTAELHHKWLTYAWGSYNKEAHAGLAQMYVVDERFTAYYDKEQPGPAEFLRDAIFIYTGMKK; this is encoded by the coding sequence ATGGAGTACACGATACAAAAGCTTGGTAAAATGGCTGGAGTCAGCACGAGGACATTACGATATTACGATGAAATTGGAATTCTTAAGCCGGCAAGAATTAATTCCTCAGGATATCGTATTTATGGAAAGACAGAAGTGGATAGGCTGCAACAGATACTTTTTTATAGAGAGCTGGAAGTAAGTCTATCAGATATTAAAAATATCGTAACTTCACCATCTTTTGATGCAACTAAGGCGCTAAAGGAGCATCGAAAAAAACTTCTGGCAAAAAGGAAGCAATTAAATCTGTTAATTGCCAATATTGATAAAACCATAGCAGTATCAGAGGAGGGAATTACAATGGCTGATAAAGAAAAATTTGAAGGTTTTAAACAAAGAATGATTGAGGATAATGAGAAAAAATATGGTAAAGAGATTAGAGAAAAATACGGTGATAAGCAAGTTGATGATTCAAATAATGCGTTTAAAAATATGACAAAGGAGCAATATGATGAGTTTGAAAAACTTGGAGCCAGTATAATAAGTACTTTAAAGGAAGCCTTTGCAACAGGTGATCCAGCAGGAGAGCTAGCACAAAAAACTGCAGAGCTACACCATAAATGGCTAACCTATGCCTGGGGAAGCTACAATAAAGAAGCCCATGCAGGTCTTGCTCAGATGTATGTAGTTGATGAGAGATTTACAGCCTACTATGATAAGGAGCAGCCTGGTCCAGCAGAATTTTTAAGGGATGCTATTTTTATTTATACGGGGATGAAAAAATAA
- a CDS encoding DUF362 domain-containing protein produces MEKVALLKCTDYDVNNIEKKLREGFELLGGTSFLRTLIPENSKVLLKPNFLSIVEKGSPVITHYALFEAVVRIIKEYSNNIIFGDSPGSGDTRKAAEESGLMEVAKRYGVRFVDFNDEVHVELKNPLMYKFWNIAKEPYDADVVITLPKLKTHAMMYYTGAVKNQFGCIPGSQKAAWHTKLPDAVNFSKMLLDLNSVVKTSFAILDGIIAMEGNGPRNGTPKKMDTIIMGKCLTAVDSTAVRLIGYDDVLAIPILKAAYDTKWGTVIPEEIEILGEKIEDMKCKDFKLSRSAKVINFISPSLNNFVASLTAPNPVLIEEKCIGCKKCGEVCPEKSKVISFVKHNNKVIPKWKYSNCIRCFCCQELCPRGAIVTKNKPLSRMLGLK; encoded by the coding sequence ATGGAAAAGGTTGCTTTATTAAAATGTACAGATTATGATGTCAATAATATTGAAAAAAAGCTTAGAGAAGGCTTTGAACTTTTGGGTGGGACTTCTTTTTTGAGAACCCTTATACCGGAAAATAGTAAAGTATTATTAAAGCCTAATTTTCTTAGTATAGTTGAAAAGGGCTCCCCGGTTATAACACATTATGCACTGTTTGAAGCTGTTGTCAGGATAATTAAGGAATATAGTAATAATATAATATTTGGTGACTCTCCAGGTTCAGGAGATACGAGAAAAGCTGCTGAAGAATCAGGGCTAATGGAGGTTGCCAAGAGATATGGAGTTAGGTTTGTTGATTTTAATGATGAAGTACATGTGGAACTGAAAAACCCCTTAATGTACAAGTTCTGGAATATTGCTAAAGAGCCTTATGACGCAGATGTAGTTATAACCCTGCCTAAGCTTAAAACTCACGCCATGATGTATTATACTGGAGCGGTTAAGAATCAATTTGGATGTATACCTGGTTCTCAAAAGGCAGCATGGCACACAAAACTACCTGATGCAGTTAACTTTAGTAAAATGTTACTGGACTTAAATTCTGTTGTGAAAACCAGCTTTGCAATTCTTGATGGTATAATTGCCATGGAAGGAAATGGGCCTAGGAATGGAACACCTAAAAAAATGGATACTATAATTATGGGGAAATGCCTTACAGCAGTTGATTCCACAGCAGTAAGGTTAATTGGATATGATGATGTATTAGCTATACCTATTCTAAAGGCAGCTTATGATACAAAATGGGGAACTGTAATTCCAGAAGAAATAGAGATTCTAGGAGAAAAGATTGAGGATATGAAGTGTAAAGATTTTAAGCTCTCACGAAGTGCAAAAGTGATTAATTTTATAAGTCCTTCACTAAATAACTTTGTGGCTTCATTGACTGCACCTAATCCAGTTTTGATTGAAGAAAAATGCATAGGTTGTAAGAAATGTGGTGAGGTTTGTCCAGAAAAATCTAAAGTAATATCTTTTGTAAAGCATAATAACAAAGTAATACCAAAATGGAAGTATAGTAATTGTATACGATGTTTTTGCTGCCAGGAGCTTTGTCCAAGGGGAGCCATAGTAACAAAGAACAAACCCTTAAGCAGGATGTTAGGTTTAAAGTAG